A genomic region of Thermodesulfobium narugense DSM 14796 contains the following coding sequences:
- a CDS encoding thymidine phosphorylase yields MQINNVLNILFKKRDKENLSREEINFFIKSVKDNTVDDSQIAAFLMACFINGLNDEETLFLTQALASSGSVLSWGEALSVDKHSTGGVGDKTTIALLPVLCAYGFLVPKMAGRRLSHTGGTIEKIELIPGYNVNLSISDFVRQVERIGIGLISQTKEIAPAEGVFYKIRNHTGTVESSQLILSSIASKKLAMGSNFIIFDIKSGNGSLFSSYIESLEFAKNICDVMRKFNKKVSYIISDMSQPLGKCVGNRLELWEALSFLHNRKPYPLDKLIFNIFSNSYKAYFGLTPEEKIKKIYDKLFEEGKTVQKAIEWIKNQGGDPKYVENPNYLLNGLDKIEVLAAETGYVQNMNVKKIGWLGHYLSDNVDGGIVFNVSIGDRIEKKDVLANIYARDISKIKDISLASYIDIKDFVCEKKELILDSKIL; encoded by the coding sequence ATGCAAATCAATAATGTTTTAAACATATTATTTAAAAAGAGGGACAAAGAAAATTTGTCCAGGGAAGAAATTAATTTCTTTATAAAATCTGTAAAGGATAATACTGTTGATGACTCTCAAATTGCTGCATTTCTTATGGCTTGTTTTATAAATGGCCTGAATGATGAAGAGACACTTTTTCTAACCCAGGCACTTGCAAGTTCTGGGAGTGTGCTGTCCTGGGGTGAGGCTTTGAGTGTAGATAAACATAGCACTGGTGGCGTCGGAGACAAAACTACTATTGCACTGTTGCCAGTACTTTGTGCTTATGGTTTTCTTGTTCCTAAAATGGCTGGTAGAAGGCTTAGCCATACTGGTGGCACAATAGAAAAAATAGAGCTGATCCCCGGTTATAATGTAAATTTGTCAATTTCGGATTTTGTTAGACAGGTTGAACGAATTGGAATAGGGTTAATTTCTCAAACTAAAGAAATAGCTCCAGCAGAGGGTGTTTTTTATAAGATTAGAAATCATACAGGCACAGTTGAATCAAGCCAATTAATTCTAAGTAGCATAGCAAGCAAAAAGTTAGCTATGGGTTCTAACTTTATAATTTTTGATATTAAGTCAGGTAATGGTTCATTATTTTCGAGTTATATTGAATCTTTGGAGTTTGCAAAAAATATTTGTGACGTGATGAGAAAATTTAACAAAAAGGTATCATATATTATCTCAGACATGAGCCAACCATTGGGTAAATGTGTAGGTAATAGGCTTGAACTCTGGGAAGCATTAAGTTTTTTACACAATAGAAAACCATATCCTCTTGACAAGCTAATATTTAATATATTTTCTAATTCATACAAGGCTTACTTTGGATTAACACCTGAAGAAAAAATTAAAAAAATTTATGACAAACTTTTTGAAGAAGGTAAAACTGTTCAAAAGGCTATTGAATGGATAAAAAATCAGGGAGGCGATCCTAAATACGTTGAAAATCCTAATTATTTGTTGAATGGCCTTGATAAGATTGAGGTTCTAGCAGCTGAAACTGGTTATGTTCAAAACATGAACGTGAAGAAAATTGGTTGGTTAGGTCATTATTTGTCTGATAATGTTGATGGAGGAATTGTTTTTAATGTTTCAATAGGTGATAGGATTGAAAAAAAAGATGTTCTGGCGAATATTTATGCAAGAGATATTAGCAAGATAAAAGACATTAGCCTTGCTAGTTATATAGATATTAAGGACTTTGTCTGTGAAAAGAAAGAGTTAATATTGGATTCAAAGATTTTATGA